The following proteins come from a genomic window of Macrobrachium nipponense isolate FS-2020 chromosome 32, ASM1510439v2, whole genome shotgun sequence:
- the LOC135207515 gene encoding mucin-2-like, with translation MGVLRLLTGALLLIYFTTTVTPRLHGKSFRASPTIARLPKATPTPECIDTVTCGSAKFVAKCVTCRPEYFYCPTPGGPPILEECTSDMVFNPDPNYPKCILKSNCPYHPPWTLPPTPPPPTTAPPATTTAAVVTTAAPTTAAGSTIPGTTGPTAAPGNGTTAAPATTTAGPATTPQATTTAAPTPTPECVDSLTCPASGFYAQCVTCQPTFFQCAAAGSAGVLRQCSSGMVFNTDPAFRKCVLASNCPYHPQF, from the exons ATGGGTGTCCTCAGATTGCTGACTGGAGCTCTTCTCCTT ATCTACTTCACCACCACCGTAACACCACGGCTCCATGGAAAGTCTTTCAGAGCTTCCCCAACAATAGCCAGACTCCCAAAGGCCACCCCAACTCCTGAGTGCATAGACACTGTTACCTGTGGCTCCGCGAAGTTCGTGGCCAAATGCGTCACTTGTCGTCCGGAGTACTTCTATTGTCCAACACCTGGCGGTCCCCCAATTCTCGAGGAGTGCACTTCTGACATGGTATTCAATCCTGACCCCAACTACCCGAAGTGTATTTTGAAGAGCAACTGCCCTTACCATCCCCCCTGGACTCTTCCACCCACTCCGCCACCTCCCACAACCGCTCCACCTGCGACTACTACAGCAGCTGTTGTGACAACTGCTGCGCCTACGACAGCAGCTGGAAGTACAATACCTGGTACTACAGGTCCCACTGCGGCTCCAGGTAATGGCACCACAGCTGCACCAGCGACAACTACAGCAGGACCAGCGACAACTCCCCAAGCAACGACAACAGCTGCTCCAACACCTACGCCTGAATGTGTAGATTCACTCACATGTCCAGCGAGCGGATTCTACGCTCAGTGCGTCACTTGCCAGCCAACTTTCTTCCAGTGCGCAGCGGCGGGTAGTGCAGGGGTTCTAAGGCAGTGCAGTAGTGGAATGGTGTTCAATACTGACCCTGCTTTCCGTAAGTGCGTCCTGGCCTCCAACTGCCCTTACCATCCACAATTTTAG
- the LOC135207516 gene encoding integumentary mucin C.1-like encodes MEGTGFARAAVTLIILSSVVDGYNEKNLLKTPVTQVTSTAVEPATSKAVDGECVDTVICGDDHFVPKCNYCDPRYFYCSEPYAKPVEKACPSGQMFNTDPLYWKCILTNNCPYHPPWTTTSTTTTTTPTTTTTTTATTTTTTTTTTTTTTPTTTTTTTTPFSGCVDKFMCKEKGNFARCNYCHQSYFYCEKAGLPGIKELCQDLYLFNTNPAYAQCIPEGDCPYPHQL; translated from the exons ATGGAAGGCACAGGTTTTGCCAGAGCAGCAGTAACTCTG ATCATTCTCTCCTCTGTCGTTGATGGGTACAATGAGAAGAATCTGCTTAAAACGCCTGTGACCCAAGTTACTTCTACTGCCGTCGAGCCTGCGACGTCTAAAGCAGTGGATGGCGAGTGTGTCGACACAGTCATCTGCGGGGACGATCATTTTGTCCCCAAGTGTAACTACTGTGACCCCAGATACTTCTACTGTAGTGAACCGTATGCGAAGCCTGTAGAAAAAGCGTGCCCTTCTGGGCAGATGTTCAATACTGACCCTCTTTATTGGAAATGTATTTTGACAAATAACTGCCCCTACCATCCTCCATGGACAACCActtctaccactactactaccactccAACCACTACTACAACAACCACAGCCACtactacaacaaccacaaccactactactactactactacgcccacaaccacaaccacaacaacaaccccGTTTTCAGGTTGCGTAGACAAATTTATGTGTAAGGAGAAGGGAAACTTCGCAAGATGTAACTATTGCCACCAGAGTTATTTCTACTGTGAAAAAGCCGGACTCCCTGGAATAAAGGAACTCTGTCAGGACTTGTACTTATTCAACACTAACCCAGCCTATGCACAATGTATTCCAGAGGGTGACTGTCCTTACCCTCACCAGCTGTGA
- the LOC135207517 gene encoding uncharacterized protein LOC135207517 produces the protein MEVVKELRRCFVILVVLSSIVSGHDIRKPPAGSGIALSRKLVASFKKGVGADCVDTITCGSERFVRKCTNCDPRYFYCASPGAAPLEKQCPSGQLFNPDPYYPKCILSGNCPFHPYPVPSTTKKPDPTALTTKGSCVDTVVCKEKSFIAKCSYCDPRYFFCSGAGAEPVPKTCPSGQMFNPDPYYPKCILTNNCPYHPPWVSTTTTTTSTTTTTATTTTTVPSTTTTTSTVTTTVPSTTTPSTTPEPTTSTTSTTTEPSTTSPSTTPEPTTSTTSTTTEPSTTSPSTTPEPSTTAASTTPEPSTTAAPTTPEPSTTAASTTPEPSTTAASTTPEPSTTAASTTPEPSTTAASTTSEPSTTAASTTAVPTTTATSTIATASTTSIESTSASAVTETPTSSGTTEKSSSVVISDGSTTSPECRDTLICEGPGDFWRCNTLL, from the exons ATGGAAGTCGTCAAGGAACTTCGGAGATGTTTCGTAATTCTG GTTGTGCTGTCTTCCATCGTCTCTGGACATGATATCAGGAAGCCTCCAGCAGGGTCTGGAATTGCTCTCTCGAGAAAACTGGTAGCCAGTTTTAAAAAGGGAGTCGGTGCCGACTGCGTTGACACAATCACCTGCGGAAGCGAGCGCTTTGTCCGTAAGTGCACCAACTGTGATCCCAGATATTTCTACTGCGCATCGCCTGGGGCCGCTCCATTGGAGAAACAGTGTCCATCTGGGCAGTTATTCAATCCAGATCCCTACTATCCCAAATGTATCCTGTCTGGCAACTGCCCTTTCCACCCTTACCCAGTACCCTCAACTACGAAGAAACCTGACCCCACTGCTCTGACAACCAAGGGAAGTTGCGTCGATACAGTCGTCTGTAAAGAAAAGTCGTTCATTGCCAAGTGCAGCTACTGCGACCCAAGGTACTTCTTCTGCTCAGGGGCCGGAGCAGAGCCAGTGCCAAAGACGTGTCCCTCCGGCCAGATGTTCAACCCTGATCCTTATTATCCAAAGTGCATTTTGACAAATAACTGCCCATACCATCCTCCTTGGGTTTCAACCACCACTACAACCACATCCACCACAACTACAACAGCTACAACAACGACCACCGTGCCTTCCACTACAACAACTACAAGTACTGTTACAACCACTGTGCCTTCAACGACAACTCCATCTACAACCCCTGAGCCTACAACGTCGACTACATCTACAACCACTGAGCCTTCAACGACATCTCCGTCTACAACCCCTGAGCCTACAACGTCGACTACATCTACAACCACTGAGCCTTCAACGACATCCCCGTCTACAACCCCCGAGCCTTCAACGACAGCTGCATCTACAACCCCTGAGCCTTCAACGACAGCTGCACCTACAACCCCTGAGCCTTCAACAACAGCTGCATCTACAACCCCCGAACCTTCAACGACAGCTGCATCTACAACCCCCGAACCTTCAACGACAGCTGCATCTACAACCCCTGAGCCTTCAACAACAGCTGCATCTACAACCTCTGAGCCTTCAACAACAGCTGCATCTACAACCGCTGTGCCTACAACGACAGCTACTTCAACTATAGCCACTGCATCCACGACATCTATCGAATCGACTTCTGCCTCTGCTGTGACGGAAACTCCAACATCATCAGGCACAACAGAAAAAAGCTCTTCCGTGGTTATCTCAGATGGGTCAACTACAAGCCCAGAATGCAGGGACACACTTATTTGTGAGGGTCCAGGAGATTTTTGGAGATGTAATACTCTGCTTTAA